The bacterium genome includes the window TGCCACAACCGCACCGTGGTGGTCGATGCCCATCTCGGCGAACGGGAGAACAAACAGATCAATGTGGTGCAGGCGCACGGACTGGCCAACATTCATCTCTATGAAGGAGAAGAATGGATCAATGTACATGATGCGGTGGGCGACTTGAGCGCGAAGTTTCTCTGTCTGAATCAGGTATTCCCCAAGGGATTCTTTATCCCCAAGCGGTTCATCGGCGAGAACATCATCCACCTGCCCACCATTAAAACCCACATCTTTACCACCACCACCGGCGCCATGAAAAACGCTTTCGGCGGTTTGCTTAACGAACGCCGGCACTGGACTCATCCGGTCATCCACGAAACACTGGTGGACCTGTTGATGATTCAAAGGCACATCCATCGCGGTCTGTTTGCCGTGATGGATGGCACTTTTGCCGGAGACGGCCCGGGTCCGCGCTGCATGACGCCCTATGTTAAAAACATTCTCCTGGCTTCCAGCGACCAAGTGGCCATCGATGCGATCGCGGCCCAGCTCATGGGATTTGATCCGCTTTCCATCAAATACATCCGCCTGGCGCATGAACAGGGGCTGGGCTGCGGCGATCCCAAGGAGATCGAAATTGCCGGCGATTCGGAAGCAGCCCGGGAGAACTGGAAATTCGTTGGACCGTTTACAAAAATGACCTTTG containing:
- a CDS encoding DUF362 domain-containing protein produces the protein CHNRTVVVDAHLGERENKQINVVQAHGLANIHLYEGEEWINVHDAVGDLSAKFLCLNQVFPKGFFIPKRFIGENIIHLPTIKTHIFTTTTGAMKNAFGGLLNERRHWTHPVIHETLVDLLMIQRHIHRGLFAVMDGTFAGDGPGPRCMTPYVKNILLASSDQVAIDAIAAQLMGFDPLSIKYIRLAHEQGLGCGDPKEIEIAGDSEAARENWKFVGPFTKMTFASRMQHRIYWGPLKKPLEWTLKTVLAPWSYIASVVYHDSFWYPLFAKQKMNKALNSEWGRLFHNWDQVRANDQGFPDVGKNAPELERSGLRVLLRSFKVLMTCLKEAPEFAARKRYRST